The Dunckerocampus dactyliophorus isolate RoL2022-P2 chromosome 1, RoL_Ddac_1.1, whole genome shotgun sequence genome has a segment encoding these proteins:
- the LOC129187703 gene encoding gamma-crystallin M2-like has product MGKITFYEEKKFQGRCYNCSSDCADLHTYFTRCSSIRVESGVWVIYERPNYKGFQYILCPGEYADNQQWMAFSDSVKSCRAIKNVYGSAWKLRLYERPNFGGQMVECTDDCPSLYDTYKVREAYSCVVTDGAWVFYDLPNYRGHQYLLEQGEYRQHADWGASSPGIGSFRRITEF; this is encoded by the exons ATGGGGAAG ATCACTTTCTACGAGGAGAAGAAGTTCCAGGGCCGCTGCTACAACTGCAGCAGTGACTGCGCAGACCTGCACACCTACTTCACCCGCTGCAGCTCCATCCGGGTGGAGAGTGGCGTGTGGGTGATTTACGAGAGGCCCAACTACAAGGGCTTCCAGTACATCCTCTGCCCAGGAGAGTATGCTGACAACCAGCAGTGGATGGCCTTCAGCGACAGCGTCAAATCCTGCCGCGCAATAAAGAAC GTTTACGGCAGCGCCTGGAAGCTGAGACTGTACGAGAGGCCAAACTTCGGGGGCCAGATGGTGGAGTGCACGGACGACTGTCCCTCACTGTATGACACCTACAAGGTGCGCGAGGCCTACTCCTGTGTGGTGACCGATGGCGCCTGGGTGTTCTACGACCTCCCCAACTACAGGGGGCACCAGTACCTCCTGGAGCAGGGGGAGTATCGGCAGCATGCCGACTGGGGGGCCTCCTCTCCCGGCATAGGCTCCTTCCGCAGGATCACAGAGTTCTAG
- the LOC129187710 gene encoding gamma-crystallin M2-like — translation MGKIIFYEDRNFQGRHHECMSDCADLHPYFNRCNSIRVESGCFMVYERPHYLGHQYFLRRGEYSDNQRMIGINDCIRSCRMIPVHRGSFKIRLYERPDMSGQMQEVSDDCPNVQDRLRMSDINSCNVVDGHWLLYDQPNYRGRTYYLRPGEYRRYSDWGGASPRIGSLRRITDSN, via the exons ATGGGAAAG ATCATTTTCTATGAGGACAGAAATTTCCAAGGTCGGCACCACGAGTGCATGAGCGACTGCGCCGACCTGCACCCCTACTTCAACCGCTGCAACTCCATCCGGGTGGAGAGTGGCTGCTTCATGGTGTACGAGAGGCCCCACTATCTGGGCCACCAGTACTTCCTGCGCAGAGGGGAGTACTCAGACAACCAGCGCATGATCGGCATCAACGACTGCATCCGCTCTTGTCGCATGATTCCGGTG CATCGAGGCTCCTTCAAAATCAGGTTGTACGAACGGCCGGACATGAGCGGCCAAATGCAAGAGGTGAGCGACGACTGCCCGAATGTCCAGGACCGCCTGCGTATGTCTGACATTAACTCGTGCAACGTGGTCGACGGACACTGGCTGCTGTACGACCAGCCCAACTACAGAGGCCGGACCTACTACCTGAGACCTGGCGAGTACCGCAGATACAGCGACTGGGGAGGTGCCAGTCCTAGGATTGGCTCCCTCAGGCGGATCACTGACTCCAACTAG
- the LOC129191899 gene encoding DNA-binding protein SATB2-like isoform X1, translating to MKSSTPGDPPGVCRRMEQQGGKVCEAETLRGSPEEGGERGESPIRSGSPPCKMSLLEVNGGRDTPQVRLGSDAGTRPLGGVTIPVYCVVEHADVGVASDNETRGHRHAEFVLVRKDVLFTQLVETALLSLGYSHGSVAQARGIIKVGQWKPMPIHCLTDAPEATVADMLLDVYHMVTLRILLHSFSRLEELPSEQWTHATVRKALKELLSETNQSALAKECPLSQSMISAIVNSSYYANISISKCQEFGHWYKRYVRVQGEYADKMWQPQDKSHVKVERDWEPSALTKRLPSFLPYLGGTGAIKTHLLDPPTSTLLQSPSPPLRPQALPHLGHAGLLSPQLMRHQLTMAHLINQQLTVNRLLSQHPPSAVAHQYVNHTPISQTCKSLRSPAEPSATCSGAEVSSDIYQRVRGELKRASVSQAVFARVAFNRTQVISPHQPNKVPSKLHPNGVLIDVQGLLSEILRKEEDPRSASQSLLVNLKAMHSFLCLPEGERDRIYQEERERSTHANHNAVSNGNAHRHMPTKPSAESPLKLESLVSITSGIYEEIQQEMKRAKVSQALFAKVAANKSQGWLCELLRWKESPSPENRTLWDNLCTIRRFLSIPQADRDQVYEEEARQQHGDKQHPVLHIPEQQAPSLPPLRPLSPLRVDPQLIALPLLRKPESGPPQLEMSPAFGGPKKARSRTRISLEALGILQSFIGDVGLYPDQEAIHTLSAQLDLPKHTIVKFFQNQRYNFKHHNSKEPGFGDDERERPPPSEVVRGEKGLHVCEESSVDGRASSEPLGTEREVEMDREEGDGGKASATATSSLSPYSSLDSPNSAEQQR from the exons ATGAAAA GTTCTACGCCGGGTGACCCACCCGGAGTGTGCAGGAGGATGGAGCAGCAGGGAGGCAAAGTCTGTGAAGCCGAGACCCTTCGAGGCAGCCCGGAGGAGGGGGGCGAGAGAGGCGAGAGTCCCATCCGGAGCGGATCACCGCCATGCAAGATGAGCCTTCTGGAGGTCAATGGCGGTCGAGACACTCCACAAGTCCGACTTGGCAGCGACGCTGGGACCAGGCCACTGGGAG GTGTGACGATTCCTGTCTACTGCGTGGTGGAGCATGCGGATGTGGGCGTGGCCAGTGACAACGAGACGCGTGGTCACCGCCATGCAGAATTTGTGCTAGTCCGAAAAGACGTTTTGTTCACACAACTGGTGGAGACGGCGCTACTGTCCCTGGGCTACTCGCACGGCTCCGTTGCACAGGCTCgag GCATCATCAAAGTGGGCCAATGGAAGCCGATGCCCATCCACTGCCTGACAGACGCTCCAGAGGCCACGGTAGCCGACATGCTGCTGGACGTTTACCACATGGTCACGCTGCGGATCCTGCTGCACAG CTTTTCCCGGCTGGAGGAGCTGCCCTCCGAGCAGTGGACGCACGCCACCGTGAGGAAGGCCCTCAAGGAGCTGCTCAGCGAGACCAATCAGAGCGCTCTGGCCAAGGAGTGTCCTCTCTCCCAG AGTATGATCTCTGCCATCGTCAACAGTTCCTACTACGCCAACATCTCCATCTCCAAATGCCAGGAGTTCGGGCACTGGTACAAACGATACGTACGCGTCCAAG GTGAATATGCAGACAAAATGTGGCAGCCGCAGGACAAATCTCATGTCAAAG TGGAGAGAGACTGGGagccaagtgctctgaccaagCGTCTTCCCTCCTTTTTACCCTACTTGGGTGGCACCGGAGCCATCAAAACTCACCTACTGGATCCGCCGACCTCCACCCTGCTACAGTCTCCCAGCCCTCCTCTGCGCCCCCAGGCCCTACCTCATCTGGGACACGCTGGCCTCCTGTCCCCACAGCTCATGCGTCATCAGCTCACCATGGCGCACCTCATCAACCAGCAACTGACCGTCAACCGCTTGCTCTCCCAGCATCCCCCATCTGCCGTCGCCCACCAATATGTCAACCACACGCCTATCTCACAAACGTGCAAGAGCCTCAGGAGCCCTGCAGAGCCCTCTGCCACCTGTTCAGGAGCTGAAGTCTCCTCCGATATCTACCAGCGAGTCAGGGGCGAACTGAAGAGAGCCAGTGTCTCTCAAGCTGTCTTTGCCAGGGTGGCCTTTAATCGCACGCAGGTAATTTCACCTCATCAGCCCAATAAAGTCCCTTCAAAATTGCACCCCAACGGTGTCCTCATCGACGTGCAGGGCTTGCTGTCAGAGATCCTACGCAAGGAGGAAGATCCCCGCTCAGCTTCACAGTCGCTGCTGGTCAACCTGAAGGCCATGCACAGCTTCCTGTGTCTACCTGAAGGCGAACGAGACCGCATCTACCAGGAGGAGCGAGAGAGGAGCACGCACGCCAACCACAACGCCGTCTCCAATGGcaacgcacacagacacatgccG ACTAAACCCAGTGCAGAGTCTCCCCTCAAGCTGGAGTCGCTGGTGAGCATCACTTCAGGGATCTATGAAGAGATCCAGCAAGAGATGAAGAGGGCAAAGGTCTCCCAGGCTTTGTTCGCCAAGGTGGCTGCCAACAAAAGCCAG GGTTGGCTGTGTGAGCTTCTCAGATGGAAAGAAAGCCCGAGCCCTGAGAACCGCACACTATGGGACAACCTGTGCACCATCCGCCGATTTCTCTCCATCCCGCAAGCTGACCGTGACCAGGTTTATGAGGAGGAGGCGAGGCAGCAGCACGGCGACAAGCAACATCCCGTCCTGCACATCCCAGAGCAGCAG gCACCATCTCTGCCACCTCTGAGACCTCTATCCCCTCTCCGTGTCGACCCGCAGCTCATCGCCTTGCCCCTCCTGCGTAAACCAGAAAGCGGGCCGCCTCAGCTTGAGATGAGCCCTGCCTTCGGAGGACCAAAGAAGGCCCGTTCGAGAACCCGAATTTCCCTGGAGGCGCTGGGGATCCTGCAGAGCTTCATTGGCGACGTTGGCCTCTACCCAGACCAGGAGGCTATACACACCCTGTCGGCCCAGCTCGACCTGCCCAAGCACACCATTGTCAAGTTCTTCCAGAACCAGCGCTACAACTTCAAGCACCACAATTCCAAGGAGCCGGGCTTTGGGGACGACGAGCGGGAGCGTCCACCGCCCTCTGAGGTGGTCCGAGGAGAGAAGGGGCTCCATGTGTGCGAGGAGTCGAGTGTAGACGGGAGAGCTTCATCAGAGCCGCTGGGAACCGAGAGAGAGGTGGAAATGGATCGAGAAGAAGGGGATGGTGGGAAAGCATcagcaacagcaacatcatCCTTGTCGCCATACAGCAGCTTGGACAGCCCAAATTCTGCAGAGCAGCAGAGATAA
- the LOC129187673 gene encoding gamma-crystallin M3-like, which translates to MYKKGHGLMPKLYICSYLTNTMTMGRIIFYEDRNFQGRSYETSSDCPELTTYLSRCNSCRVESGLFMVYEKPNFKGHQVLVRRGEYPDSQRLMGINMSDCIRSSRMIPLHRGPFRVRIYEKENFGGQMHELTDDCDNVDRLRMSDCQSCNVMEGHWLMFEQPNFRGRMLYLKPGEHRNLREMGVSNIVRLSSIRRIMDSC; encoded by the exons ATGTATAAAAAGGGACACGGCTTGATGCCGAAGCTGTACATCTGCAGTTATCTCACAAATACCATGACCATGGGGAGG ATCATCTTCTACGAGGACCGCAACTTCCAGGGTCGCTCCTACGAGACCAGCAGCGACTGCCCCGAGCTGACCACCTACCTGAGCAGGTGCAATTCCTGCCGGGTGGAGAGCGGCCTCTTCATGGTTTATGAGAAGCCCAATTTTAAGGGTCATCAGGTGCTGGTCCGGAGGGGCGAGTACCCAGACAGCCAGCGTCTGATGGGGATCAACATGAGTGACTGCATCCGGTCCTCCCGCATGATTCCCTTG CACAGGGGACCCTTCCGAGTGAGGATCTACGAAAAGGAGAACTTCGGGGGCCAGATGCACGAGCTGACCGACGACTGCGACAACGTGGACCGCCTGCGCATGTCTGACTGCCAGTCGTGCAACGTGATGGAGGGTCACTGGCTGATGTTTGAGCAGCCCAACTTCAGGGGAAGGATGCTGTACCTGAAGCCCGGCGAGCACCGCAACCTCCGCGAGATGGGAGTGAGCAACATCGTCCGACTGAGCTCCATCAGGCGCATCATGGACTCCTGTTAG
- the LOC129191899 gene encoding DNA-binding protein SATB2-like isoform X3, with amino-acid sequence MKSSTPGDPPGVCRRMEQQGGKVCEAETLRGSPEEGGERGESPIRSGSPPCKMSLLEVNGGRDTPQVRLGSDAGTRPLGGVTIPVYCVVEHADVGVASDNETRGHRHAEFVLVRKDVLFTQLVETALLSLGYSHGSVAQARGIIKVGQWKPMPIHCLTDAPEATVADMLLDVYHMVTLRILLHSFSRLEELPSEQWTHATVRKALKELLSETNQSALAKECPLSQSMISAIVNSSYYANISISKCQEFGHWYKRYVRVQGEYADKMWQPQDKSHVKVERDWEPSALTKRLPSFLPYLGGTGAIKTHLLDPPTSTLLQSPSPPLRPQALPHLGHAGLLSPQLMRHQLTMAHLINQQLTVNRLLSQHPPSAVAHQYVNHTPISQTCKSLRSPAEPSATCSGAEVSSDIYQRVRGELKRASVSQAVFARVAFNRTQGLLSEILRKEEDPRSASQSLLVNLKAMHSFLCLPEGERDRIYQEERERSTHANHNAVSNGNAHRHMPTKPSAESPLKLESLVSITSGIYEEIQQEMKRAKVSQALFAKVAANKSQGWLCELLRWKESPSPENRTLWDNLCTIRRFLSIPQADRDQVYEEEARQQHGDKQHPVLHIPEQQAPSLPPLRPLSPLRVDPQLIALPLLRKPESGPPQLEMSPAFGGPKKARSRTRISLEALGILQSFIGDVGLYPDQEAIHTLSAQLDLPKHTIVKFFQNQRYNFKHHNSKEPGFGDDERERPPPSEVVRGEKGLHVCEESSVDGRASSEPLGTEREVEMDREEGDGGKASATATSSLSPYSSLDSPNSAEQQR; translated from the exons ATGAAAA GTTCTACGCCGGGTGACCCACCCGGAGTGTGCAGGAGGATGGAGCAGCAGGGAGGCAAAGTCTGTGAAGCCGAGACCCTTCGAGGCAGCCCGGAGGAGGGGGGCGAGAGAGGCGAGAGTCCCATCCGGAGCGGATCACCGCCATGCAAGATGAGCCTTCTGGAGGTCAATGGCGGTCGAGACACTCCACAAGTCCGACTTGGCAGCGACGCTGGGACCAGGCCACTGGGAG GTGTGACGATTCCTGTCTACTGCGTGGTGGAGCATGCGGATGTGGGCGTGGCCAGTGACAACGAGACGCGTGGTCACCGCCATGCAGAATTTGTGCTAGTCCGAAAAGACGTTTTGTTCACACAACTGGTGGAGACGGCGCTACTGTCCCTGGGCTACTCGCACGGCTCCGTTGCACAGGCTCgag GCATCATCAAAGTGGGCCAATGGAAGCCGATGCCCATCCACTGCCTGACAGACGCTCCAGAGGCCACGGTAGCCGACATGCTGCTGGACGTTTACCACATGGTCACGCTGCGGATCCTGCTGCACAG CTTTTCCCGGCTGGAGGAGCTGCCCTCCGAGCAGTGGACGCACGCCACCGTGAGGAAGGCCCTCAAGGAGCTGCTCAGCGAGACCAATCAGAGCGCTCTGGCCAAGGAGTGTCCTCTCTCCCAG AGTATGATCTCTGCCATCGTCAACAGTTCCTACTACGCCAACATCTCCATCTCCAAATGCCAGGAGTTCGGGCACTGGTACAAACGATACGTACGCGTCCAAG GTGAATATGCAGACAAAATGTGGCAGCCGCAGGACAAATCTCATGTCAAAG TGGAGAGAGACTGGGagccaagtgctctgaccaagCGTCTTCCCTCCTTTTTACCCTACTTGGGTGGCACCGGAGCCATCAAAACTCACCTACTGGATCCGCCGACCTCCACCCTGCTACAGTCTCCCAGCCCTCCTCTGCGCCCCCAGGCCCTACCTCATCTGGGACACGCTGGCCTCCTGTCCCCACAGCTCATGCGTCATCAGCTCACCATGGCGCACCTCATCAACCAGCAACTGACCGTCAACCGCTTGCTCTCCCAGCATCCCCCATCTGCCGTCGCCCACCAATATGTCAACCACACGCCTATCTCACAAACGTGCAAGAGCCTCAGGAGCCCTGCAGAGCCCTCTGCCACCTGTTCAGGAGCTGAAGTCTCCTCCGATATCTACCAGCGAGTCAGGGGCGAACTGAAGAGAGCCAGTGTCTCTCAAGCTGTCTTTGCCAGGGTGGCCTTTAATCGCACGCAG GGCTTGCTGTCAGAGATCCTACGCAAGGAGGAAGATCCCCGCTCAGCTTCACAGTCGCTGCTGGTCAACCTGAAGGCCATGCACAGCTTCCTGTGTCTACCTGAAGGCGAACGAGACCGCATCTACCAGGAGGAGCGAGAGAGGAGCACGCACGCCAACCACAACGCCGTCTCCAATGGcaacgcacacagacacatgccG ACTAAACCCAGTGCAGAGTCTCCCCTCAAGCTGGAGTCGCTGGTGAGCATCACTTCAGGGATCTATGAAGAGATCCAGCAAGAGATGAAGAGGGCAAAGGTCTCCCAGGCTTTGTTCGCCAAGGTGGCTGCCAACAAAAGCCAG GGTTGGCTGTGTGAGCTTCTCAGATGGAAAGAAAGCCCGAGCCCTGAGAACCGCACACTATGGGACAACCTGTGCACCATCCGCCGATTTCTCTCCATCCCGCAAGCTGACCGTGACCAGGTTTATGAGGAGGAGGCGAGGCAGCAGCACGGCGACAAGCAACATCCCGTCCTGCACATCCCAGAGCAGCAG gCACCATCTCTGCCACCTCTGAGACCTCTATCCCCTCTCCGTGTCGACCCGCAGCTCATCGCCTTGCCCCTCCTGCGTAAACCAGAAAGCGGGCCGCCTCAGCTTGAGATGAGCCCTGCCTTCGGAGGACCAAAGAAGGCCCGTTCGAGAACCCGAATTTCCCTGGAGGCGCTGGGGATCCTGCAGAGCTTCATTGGCGACGTTGGCCTCTACCCAGACCAGGAGGCTATACACACCCTGTCGGCCCAGCTCGACCTGCCCAAGCACACCATTGTCAAGTTCTTCCAGAACCAGCGCTACAACTTCAAGCACCACAATTCCAAGGAGCCGGGCTTTGGGGACGACGAGCGGGAGCGTCCACCGCCCTCTGAGGTGGTCCGAGGAGAGAAGGGGCTCCATGTGTGCGAGGAGTCGAGTGTAGACGGGAGAGCTTCATCAGAGCCGCTGGGAACCGAGAGAGAGGTGGAAATGGATCGAGAAGAAGGGGATGGTGGGAAAGCATcagcaacagcaacatcatCCTTGTCGCCATACAGCAGCTTGGACAGCCCAAATTCTGCAGAGCAGCAGAGATAA
- the LOC129191899 gene encoding DNA-binding protein SATB2-like isoform X2 — MEQQGGKVCEAETLRGSPEEGGERGESPIRSGSPPCKMSLLEVNGGRDTPQVRLGSDAGTRPLGGVTIPVYCVVEHADVGVASDNETRGHRHAEFVLVRKDVLFTQLVETALLSLGYSHGSVAQARGIIKVGQWKPMPIHCLTDAPEATVADMLLDVYHMVTLRILLHSFSRLEELPSEQWTHATVRKALKELLSETNQSALAKECPLSQSMISAIVNSSYYANISISKCQEFGHWYKRYVRVQGEYADKMWQPQDKSHVKVERDWEPSALTKRLPSFLPYLGGTGAIKTHLLDPPTSTLLQSPSPPLRPQALPHLGHAGLLSPQLMRHQLTMAHLINQQLTVNRLLSQHPPSAVAHQYVNHTPISQTCKSLRSPAEPSATCSGAEVSSDIYQRVRGELKRASVSQAVFARVAFNRTQVISPHQPNKVPSKLHPNGVLIDVQGLLSEILRKEEDPRSASQSLLVNLKAMHSFLCLPEGERDRIYQEERERSTHANHNAVSNGNAHRHMPTKPSAESPLKLESLVSITSGIYEEIQQEMKRAKVSQALFAKVAANKSQGWLCELLRWKESPSPENRTLWDNLCTIRRFLSIPQADRDQVYEEEARQQHGDKQHPVLHIPEQQAPSLPPLRPLSPLRVDPQLIALPLLRKPESGPPQLEMSPAFGGPKKARSRTRISLEALGILQSFIGDVGLYPDQEAIHTLSAQLDLPKHTIVKFFQNQRYNFKHHNSKEPGFGDDERERPPPSEVVRGEKGLHVCEESSVDGRASSEPLGTEREVEMDREEGDGGKASATATSSLSPYSSLDSPNSAEQQR, encoded by the exons ATGGAGCAGCAGGGAGGCAAAGTCTGTGAAGCCGAGACCCTTCGAGGCAGCCCGGAGGAGGGGGGCGAGAGAGGCGAGAGTCCCATCCGGAGCGGATCACCGCCATGCAAGATGAGCCTTCTGGAGGTCAATGGCGGTCGAGACACTCCACAAGTCCGACTTGGCAGCGACGCTGGGACCAGGCCACTGGGAG GTGTGACGATTCCTGTCTACTGCGTGGTGGAGCATGCGGATGTGGGCGTGGCCAGTGACAACGAGACGCGTGGTCACCGCCATGCAGAATTTGTGCTAGTCCGAAAAGACGTTTTGTTCACACAACTGGTGGAGACGGCGCTACTGTCCCTGGGCTACTCGCACGGCTCCGTTGCACAGGCTCgag GCATCATCAAAGTGGGCCAATGGAAGCCGATGCCCATCCACTGCCTGACAGACGCTCCAGAGGCCACGGTAGCCGACATGCTGCTGGACGTTTACCACATGGTCACGCTGCGGATCCTGCTGCACAG CTTTTCCCGGCTGGAGGAGCTGCCCTCCGAGCAGTGGACGCACGCCACCGTGAGGAAGGCCCTCAAGGAGCTGCTCAGCGAGACCAATCAGAGCGCTCTGGCCAAGGAGTGTCCTCTCTCCCAG AGTATGATCTCTGCCATCGTCAACAGTTCCTACTACGCCAACATCTCCATCTCCAAATGCCAGGAGTTCGGGCACTGGTACAAACGATACGTACGCGTCCAAG GTGAATATGCAGACAAAATGTGGCAGCCGCAGGACAAATCTCATGTCAAAG TGGAGAGAGACTGGGagccaagtgctctgaccaagCGTCTTCCCTCCTTTTTACCCTACTTGGGTGGCACCGGAGCCATCAAAACTCACCTACTGGATCCGCCGACCTCCACCCTGCTACAGTCTCCCAGCCCTCCTCTGCGCCCCCAGGCCCTACCTCATCTGGGACACGCTGGCCTCCTGTCCCCACAGCTCATGCGTCATCAGCTCACCATGGCGCACCTCATCAACCAGCAACTGACCGTCAACCGCTTGCTCTCCCAGCATCCCCCATCTGCCGTCGCCCACCAATATGTCAACCACACGCCTATCTCACAAACGTGCAAGAGCCTCAGGAGCCCTGCAGAGCCCTCTGCCACCTGTTCAGGAGCTGAAGTCTCCTCCGATATCTACCAGCGAGTCAGGGGCGAACTGAAGAGAGCCAGTGTCTCTCAAGCTGTCTTTGCCAGGGTGGCCTTTAATCGCACGCAGGTAATTTCACCTCATCAGCCCAATAAAGTCCCTTCAAAATTGCACCCCAACGGTGTCCTCATCGACGTGCAGGGCTTGCTGTCAGAGATCCTACGCAAGGAGGAAGATCCCCGCTCAGCTTCACAGTCGCTGCTGGTCAACCTGAAGGCCATGCACAGCTTCCTGTGTCTACCTGAAGGCGAACGAGACCGCATCTACCAGGAGGAGCGAGAGAGGAGCACGCACGCCAACCACAACGCCGTCTCCAATGGcaacgcacacagacacatgccG ACTAAACCCAGTGCAGAGTCTCCCCTCAAGCTGGAGTCGCTGGTGAGCATCACTTCAGGGATCTATGAAGAGATCCAGCAAGAGATGAAGAGGGCAAAGGTCTCCCAGGCTTTGTTCGCCAAGGTGGCTGCCAACAAAAGCCAG GGTTGGCTGTGTGAGCTTCTCAGATGGAAAGAAAGCCCGAGCCCTGAGAACCGCACACTATGGGACAACCTGTGCACCATCCGCCGATTTCTCTCCATCCCGCAAGCTGACCGTGACCAGGTTTATGAGGAGGAGGCGAGGCAGCAGCACGGCGACAAGCAACATCCCGTCCTGCACATCCCAGAGCAGCAG gCACCATCTCTGCCACCTCTGAGACCTCTATCCCCTCTCCGTGTCGACCCGCAGCTCATCGCCTTGCCCCTCCTGCGTAAACCAGAAAGCGGGCCGCCTCAGCTTGAGATGAGCCCTGCCTTCGGAGGACCAAAGAAGGCCCGTTCGAGAACCCGAATTTCCCTGGAGGCGCTGGGGATCCTGCAGAGCTTCATTGGCGACGTTGGCCTCTACCCAGACCAGGAGGCTATACACACCCTGTCGGCCCAGCTCGACCTGCCCAAGCACACCATTGTCAAGTTCTTCCAGAACCAGCGCTACAACTTCAAGCACCACAATTCCAAGGAGCCGGGCTTTGGGGACGACGAGCGGGAGCGTCCACCGCCCTCTGAGGTGGTCCGAGGAGAGAAGGGGCTCCATGTGTGCGAGGAGTCGAGTGTAGACGGGAGAGCTTCATCAGAGCCGCTGGGAACCGAGAGAGAGGTGGAAATGGATCGAGAAGAAGGGGATGGTGGGAAAGCATcagcaacagcaacatcatCCTTGTCGCCATACAGCAGCTTGGACAGCCCAAATTCTGCAGAGCAGCAGAGATAA
- the LOC129187681 gene encoding gamma-crystallin M3-like, whose translation MGSVVGMVAKTTSVTMGRIIFFEEKNFQGRSYECSSDCSDIHLHLNRCNSCRVENGCFVLYDRSNFMGNQIFLRRGEYSDMLRIGSIVGMGTVMMDTVRSCRLIPMHRGQFRMRIYELENFTGQMQELLEDCESLQDRLYMSDCQSCNVMEGHWLLFEQPNFRGRMIYVRPGEHRSLRESGMSNIMRISSIRRITDVC comes from the exons ATGGGCTCAGTTGTTGGCATGGTTGCAAAAACTACAAGCGTCACCATGGGCAGG ATCATTTTCTTCGAGGAGAAGAACTTCCAGGGCCGATCCTACGAGTGCAGCAGCGACTGCTCCGACATCCACCTGCACCTGAACCGCTGCAACTCCTGCAGGGTGGAGAATGGCTGCTTTGTGCTGTACGACCGCTCCAACTTCATGGGCAACCAGATCTTCCTGAGAAGGGGCGAGTACTCGGACATGCTGCGCATCGGAAGCATCGTGGGCATGGGAACAGTGATGATGGACACTGTTCGCTCTTGCCGCCTGATCCCCATG CACAGGGGACAGTTCAGGATGAGGATCTACGAGCTCGAAAACTTCACGGGTCAGATGCAGGAGCTGCTGGAGGACTGCGAGTCGCTCCAGGACCGCCTGTACATGTCCGACTGCCAGTCCTGCAACGTGATGGAGGGCCACTGGCTGCTGTTTGAGCAGCCCAACTTCCGAGGCCGTATGATCTACGTGAGGCCAGGAGAGCACAGGAGCCTCCGGGAAAGCGGTATGAGCAACATTATGAGGATCAGCTCCATCAGACGCATCACGGATGTGTGCTGA
- the LOC129187690 gene encoding gamma-crystallin S-1-like: MTRVSYTMGKIIFYEDRNFQGRSYECSGECPDLHSHFSRCNSIRVDSGEWMVYEKPDFSGYQYFLRKGEYPDYQRWMGFNDCVRSCRMIPKLQGSHRLVVYERPEFRGQTMDLSDDCPSLYERFHFNDIHSCNVIDGHWIFFEHPHYRGRQYLVRPGKYRLFNEWGSLSPRVGSIKRITL; this comes from the exons ATGACCAGGGTTAGCTACACAATGGGAAAG ATCATCTTTTACGAAGACAGAAACTTCCAGGGTCGCTCCTACGAGTGCAGCGGCGAATGTCCTGATCTGCATTCGCACTTCAGTCGCTGCAACTCTATCAGGGTGGACAGTGGGGAATGGATGGTCTACGAGAAACCTGACTTTTCAGGTTATCAGTACTTCCTGAGGAAGGGCGAATATCCAGACTACCAACGCTGGATGGGATTTAATGACTGCGTGCGATCCTGCCGCATGATCCCGAAG CTTCAAGGTTCTCACAGGCTTGTTGTCTACGAACGCCCTGAGTTCAGGGGTCAGACAATGGATCTCAGTGATGACTGCCCTTCTCTGTATGAACGCTTCCATTTCAATGACATCCACTCCTGCAACGTGATTGACGGTCACTGGATCTTCTTTGAGCATCCCCACTATAGGGGTCGCCAGTATCTGGTGCGTCCTGGAAAATACAGGCTTTTTAACGAGTGGGGGAGCTTGAGTCCAAGGGTGGGTTCCATCAAACGGATCACTTTGtaa